In the Setaria italica strain Yugu1 chromosome VI, Setaria_italica_v2.0, whole genome shotgun sequence genome, one interval contains:
- the LOC101771534 gene encoding uncharacterized protein LOC101771534: protein MFATAARWVAKKGKPKIGPIELTAPPEQTQSITRTIFDVVREHGPLTISDVWDHVKDVGLRGLTSKRQMKIMLRWMRERQKLRLICDHDGPHKQFLYTTWFTNPKNAPQRPKGELKAKAEKLSPSLPKQP, encoded by the exons ATGTTCGCAACGGCGGCACGGTGGGTGGCCAAGAAGGGGAAGCCCAAGATTGGCCCGATCGAGCtgacggcgccgccggagcagaCGCAGTCCATCACGCGCACCATCTTCGACGTCGTCCGGGAGCACGGCCCTCTCACCATCTCCGACGTTTGGGACCATGTCAAG GATGTCGGGCTTAGAGGCCTGACGAGCAAGAGGCAGATGAAGATCATGCTGCGGTGGATGAGGGAGCGCCAGAAGCTCAGGCTCATCTGCGACCACGACGGCCCGCACAAGCAGTTCCTCTACACCACCTGGTTCACCAACCCCAAGAACGCGCCGCAGAGGCCCAAGGGGGAGCTCAAGGCCAAAGCCGAGAAGctctctccttcccttcccAAGCAGCCGTGA
- the LOC101771930 gene encoding chloroplastic group IIA intron splicing facilitator CRS1, chloroplastic codes for MAPPPLPLFSPSPKPPPPPPWLHGPSTQTQNPSTGPAAPPAPDEAAPPNKPRHHSAQPAPARNTGSKTAAKPLTAGVPGGRTRRAVLGIIRRVRSLELSDPPGPVPAPARNNDAAAAVPFHLPIEPREQAREAVEKGKARAVPWAAARDEGLKVALRREKKAREPTRAEAELEAGELDRLQRLARGMGRWARAKKAGVTDEVVEDLRREWARGEELAAVRIVEPLRRNMDRAREILEIKTGGLVIWTKGDIHFVYRGSNYQQNMKHSQYSVASVQNVSPVKYNVHRAQIKYGNEGEVLTDGNSKGDDVIQENDQSVCGQKDEEPIKGTLYEREVNRLLDSLGPRFVDWWWNTPLPVDADLLPEFVPGFKTPFRQCPPGVRPTLADEELTYLRKLARPLPTHFALGRNSRLQGLAAAILKLWEKSLIAKIAVKVGIQNTNNEQMAWNLKHLTGGTVILRNKDFIILYRGKDFLPGGVAQTVIQREAQVHDEQVKEEEARLKAVDSLQMVGGLSSEESSVGTFREYQDFQADHVHENTENSNIIELEAEKHRLEKELKDQEWKLSILNKKIEGSNQALAKLHSSWSPSEQSADRELLTEEEKAMFRRIGRKMDGLVLLGRRGIFDGVIEEIHQHWKHKEVVKVITKQNQARQIMYTANLLEVETGGILIAVEKLTTSHAIILYRGKNYRRPEKSSSSNLLTKREALQRSIEVQRRGSMKYFARERQKSILELKRKLRYVARQIKYRTPRS; via the exons atggcgccaccgccgctgcccctcTTCTCCCCGTCCCCGaagcccccgcctccgccgccatggcTGCACGGCCCCTCCACCCAAACCCAGAACCCATCCACCGGCCCCGCGGCACCTCCAGCCCCCGACGAGGCAGCTCCTCCCAATAAGCCCCGCCACCACAGCGCCCAACCGGCGCCGGCAAGAAACACCGGCTCCAAGACGGCCGCCAAGCCCCTCACCGCGGGCGTCCCCGGTGGCCGCACCCGCCGCGCCGTCCTCGGCATCATCCGCCGCGTCCGCTCCCTCGAGCTCTCCGACCCCCCGGGCCCcgtccccgcccccgcccgcaacaacgacgccgccgcagccgtccCGTTCCACCTCCCGATCGAGCCGCGAGAGCAGGCCCGCGAAGCGGTGGAGAAGGGGAAGGCGCGGGCGGtgccgtgggcggcggcgagggacgaGGGCCTCAAGGTCGCGCTGCGGCGGGAGAAGAAGGCGAGGGAGCCCACGCGCGCGGAGGCAGAGCTGGAGGCCGGCGAGCTGGACCGGCTGCAGCGGCTGGCGCGCGGGATGGGTAGGTGGGCGCGAGCCAAGAAGGCTGGGGTCACCGACGAGGTGGTGGAGGACCTGCGACGGGAGTGGGCCAGGGGCGAGGAGCTCGCCGCCGTGCGCATTGTAGAGCCGCTGCGCCGGAACATGGACCGCGCCAGGGAGATTCTGGAG ATAAAAACAGGAGGCTTAGTAATTTGGACAAAAGGAGATATACATTTTGTTTACAGAGGAAGCAATTATCAGCAGAACATGAAGCATAGTCAATATTCTGTGGCTAGTGTTCAAAATGTGTCTCCAGTGAAATACAATGTTCATAGAGCCCAGATTAAATATGGTAATGAAGGTGAAGTGCTAACCGATGGTAATAGCAAAGGAGATGATGTTATTCAAGAAAATGATCAAAGTGTTTGTGGTCAGAAGGATGAAGAACCAATCAAGGGAACACTCTATGAGAGAGAAGTCAACAGATTATTGGACAGTTTGGGCCCTCGATTTGTTGATTGGTGGTGGAACACACCATTGCCTGTGGATGCTGATCTCCTCCCAGAGTTTGTTCCGGGCTTTAAGACTCCATTTAGGCAGTGCCCTCCTGGTGTGAGACCAACACTAGCAGATGAGGAGCTGACATACTTGCGCAAGCTTGCACGTCCTTTGCCGACACATTTTGCCCTTG GTCGAAATTCAAGACTGCAGGGTTTGGCTGCTGCTATACTGAAGCTTTGGGAAAAAAGCCTTATAGCAAAAATTGCAGTGAAAGTTGGTATCCAAAATACAAATAATGAACAAATGGCATGGAACCTTAAG CATCTTACAGGAGGCACTGTAATATTGAGAAACAAGGATTTCATCATTCTATATAGAGGCAAGGATTTTCTTCCTGGTGGAGTTGCTCAAACTGTTATTCAACGAGAGGCTCAAGTACATGATGAACAGGTGAAGGAAGAGGAAGCTCGATTGAAAGCAGTTGACTCACTTCAGATGGTTGGTGGATTATCATCTGAAGAAAGTTCTGTAGGAACTTTTAGGGAGTATCAGGATTTCCAAGCTGACCATGTGCACGAAAATACTGAAAACTCCAACATAATTGAACTAGAGGCTGAGAAGCATAGATTGGAAAAGGAACTGAAAGACCAGGAATGGAAGCTTTCCATT CTAAACAAGAAGATTGAAGGATCCAACCAGGCATTGGCAAAGCTTCACAGTTCTTGGAGCCCTTCGGAGCAGTCTGCTGATAGAGAACTTTTGACCGAAGAGGAAAAGGCTATGTTCCGCAGGATTGGCCGCAAAATGGATGGGCTTGTTCTCCTAG GAAGGCGAGGTATCTTTGATGGTGTAATTGAAGAGATTCATCAGCACTGGAAACATAAAGAGGTTGTAAAAGTAATTACGAAGCAGAATCAAGCCCGCCAGATCATGTACACAGCGAATCTGCTTGAGGTTGAGACAGGTGGAATATTAATAGCAGTAGAAAAGCTCACAACCAGCCATGCCATAATACTTTACCGGGGAAAAAACTATCGCCGCCCAGAAAAATCATCGTCTAGTAATCTCTTAACGAAAAGAGAAGCGCTGCAAAGATCAATTGAGGTCCAACGACGAGGG TCAATGAAATACTTTGCCAGGGAGAGACAAAAGTCCATTTTGGAATTGAAAAGGAAACTG AGATATGTGGCAAGGCAAATCAAGTATCGAACTCCAAGATCATGA